The sequence GATGTAACAGAGATCCATCTATTTGGTGAGAAATTATATTTGTCACCAATTCTTAACTTATATAATGGAGAAATTATTTCTTATCAGGTTGAAAAACGTCCTGTTTACTCCCTCGTATCCAAAATGCTCGATAAAGCCTTTGGTAGGCTGGGAGCCGAAGAAACGCCTATCATCCACTCTGACCAGGGATGGCAATACCAGATGAAACAATATCAGCATGCATTAAAACAAAAGGGAATTACACAGAGCATGTCCCGTAAGGGTAATTGTTTGGACAACGCCGTCATAGAGAACTTCTTTGGCTTATTAAAGAGTGAGCTACTTTATTTAGAAGAATTTGAGAGTATGGAGCACTTCAGACAGGAATTAGA comes from Jeotgalibacillus haloalkalitolerans and encodes:
- a CDS encoding IS3 family transposase translates to TMELRNQGLTVNHKTVLKLMKGLGLKSLVRMKKYRSYRGNVGKVAPNLLERNFQAETPNEKWVTDVTEIHLFGEKLYLSPILNLYNGEIISYQVEKRPVYSLVSKMLDKAFGRLGAEETPIIHSDQGWQYQMKQYQHALKQKGITQSMSRKGNCLDNAVIENFFGLLKSELLYLEEFESMEHFRQEL